One genomic region from Epinephelus fuscoguttatus linkage group LG8, E.fuscoguttatus.final_Chr_v1 encodes:
- the LOC125893844 gene encoding serum amyloid P-component-like — protein MKSLLLLMVMVATCCATPEDLSGKVFVFPKEGTTDYVKLLTSKTEFTSLTTCLRFQTDITRNYGLFSMATPSHNNAFLIFKLNSVDHIRIEVEDTKSDFLSLSFPPNTWHSMCATWHSDNGLVQLWVDGKATIKRFIRTGTITGEPITILGQEQDSYGKGFDAAQSFIGMMTDVHMWDYVLSTSELKHYMDHVHFTAGNVFNWRALEYTITGQVLVEEQSEVM, from the exons ATGAAGAGCCTTTTACTTTTGATGGTGATGGTTGCAACATGTTGTGCAACACCTGAAG ATCTGTCAGGCAAAGTGTTTGTCTTCCCCAAGGAGGGTACAACAGATTATGTGAAGCTCCTGACATCTAAAACTGAATTCACTTCTCTGACTACCTGTCTCAG ATTCCAAACAGATATCACCAGGAACTACGGGCTCTTCTCTATGGCTACTCCCTCGCACAACAATGCCTTCCTGATCTTCAAGCTTAATTCAGTTGACCACATCAGGATAGAAGTTGAGGACACTAAATCTGACTTCCTTTCGCTGTCATTTCCTCCAAACACCTGGCACTCTATGTGTGCCACCTGGCACTCTGACAACGGATTGGTTCAGCTGTGGGTGGACGGCAAAGCAACCATCAAGAGATTCATCAGAACTGGGACCATCACTGGAGAACCTATCACCATCCTGGGCCAAGAGCAGGACTCCTATGGCAAAGGTTTCGATGCAGCTCAATCTTTCATTGGTATGATGACTGACGTCCACATGTGGGACTATGTCCTCTCCACCTCTGAGCTCAAACACTATATGGATCATGTGCACTTCACTGCAGGCAATGTGTTCAACTGGAGAGCCCTGGAGTACACTATCACAGGGCAGGTTTTGGTGGAGGAACAGTCAGAAGTTATGTAA
- the LOC125892818 gene encoding 26S proteasome non-ATPase regulatory subunit 4-like, whose amino-acid sequence MVLESTMVCVDNSEYMRNGDFLPTRLQAQQDAVNIVCHSKTRSNPENNVGLITMANNCEVLTTLTPDTGRILSKLHAVQPRGNISFCTGIRVAHLALKHRQGKNHKMRIIAFVGSPVEDNEKDLIKMAKRLKKEKVNVDIINFGEEEMNTEKLTAFINTLNGKDGAGSHLVTVPPGPSLADALLSSPILAGEGGAVLDLDPFGVDPSADPELALALRVSMEEQRQRQEDEARRAAVASAAEAGVSSPAADESEDALLKMSVPHTDSSTPALPDFSRMTEDEQIAYALQMSMQGAGAEFDAEDMDTGVDMDSSKAKDEEDYDVMQDPEFLQSVLENLPGVDPNNEAIRNAMGSLASQTGPKPDTKKDEEKKK is encoded by the exons ATGGTGCTTGAAAGTACTATGGTCTG TGTGGACAACAGTGAGTACATGCGCAATGGAGACTTCCTGCCCACCAGGCTGCAGGCTCAGCAGGATGCAGTTAATATTGTTTGTCACTCTAAGACCCGCAGCAACCCCGAAAACAACGTGGGCCTCATCACCATGGCAAA CAACTGTGAGGTGCTGACCACACTGACCCCAGACACAGGCAGGATACTGTCCAAGCTGCATGCTGTGCAGCCGCGTGGAAACATCAGCTTCTGCACCGGCATCAGGGTGGCACAT ttggcGTTGAAGCACAGACAGGGCAAAAACCACAAGATGCGCATTATTGCATTTGTTGGCAGCCCGGTGGAGGACAATGAAAAAGAT CTGATCAAAAtggcaaagcgtctaaagaagGAAAAGGTCAATGTGGATATCATTAACTTTGGAGAGGAG GAGATGAACACAGAGAAGCTGACAGCCTTCATCAACACACTGAATGGCAAAGACGGAGCCGGCTCCCACCTGGTCACAGTTCCTCCAGGCCCCAGTCTGGCTGATGCCCTGCTGTCCTCACCCATCCTGGCTGGAGAGGGAGGTGCAGTGCTGGACCTGGATCCGTTTGGAGTGGATCCCAGCGCAGACCCGGAGCTGGCCTTG GCTCTGAGGGTGTCTATGGAGGAGCAGAGACAACGACAGGAGGACGAAGCTCGCAGAGCCGCTGTCGCATCAGCTGCTGAAGCTGGCGTTTCCTCTCCTGCTGCAGATG AGTCAGAGGACGCCCTGTTGAAGATGTCTGTTCCTCATACAGACTCCTCCACACCTGCTCTGCCAGACTTCAGCCGCATGACGGAGGATGAACAGATCGCCTATGCTCTGCAGATGTCCATGCAGGGAGCAGGAGCAG AGTTTGATGCTGAGGACATGGACACAGGGGTTGACATGGACTCCAGTAAGGCAAAG GATGAAGAGGACTATGATGTTATGCAGGACCCAGAGTTCCTTCAGAGTGTCTTGGAGAACCTTCCTGGAGTTGACCCCAACAACGAGGCCATCCGTAATGCCATGGGCTCGCTGGCTTCTCAGACGGGCCCCAAACCCGACACTAAGAAGGAcgaggagaaaaagaaatga
- the znf687a gene encoding zinc finger protein 687a isoform X2, with protein sequence MGDMKTPDFDDLLAAFDIPDIDAKEAIQSSPEEEQDEAGSNADERESGSPSHYPGPPASQNDPPVVSVIVKNTVRSDSSEEEDKLVRDKTDSPSNSGINSLGQVKVGVRTSQFGPKTSAGAPVEPQIANGFEGSVPRDEGQSNTEPWPPHSPLRSTLSTDEDERDKGAEAGSVQHTTDVINSLKPLLYLQSSTSADPNSSSPPSLHSASPHLPPHSPQKEETCLSDPSSPPQNGSIKVGIKRVMHSDEDDSEPDLGSPLVIQESPESEMSAPPKFKHKAKLRPKLLRSPETTSCLDPHPPRMPSLSPAKPEPNLEEERRPTTPCSPSTAPQPQSPQDCLPTLSKGSASVSEEKYPEHVIDERDSPESPPPSETGLVAPKKSSSPDSALTAENHKEELMEIESKEENKPGDTEKLNEKVAADGDSVDEESCDGGTEDPVPASAAETVSSPLRPLKVKIKMPTGSITRTVSGVAPKKGGRATTKGANSSPERPNTRSKREFSQQSQSPAVVTLQDVCAVTLERASTVKDKTTVNTKPKVSPTAVSITKTAALPSISVSTARVSSGGANPRGLGQKTANSGVTLSAPSPLLTSQGSSRPASIVNSTGAIISKTQTNLVEAFNKILNNKNLLPSYKPDLSSPLPAEWGLPLPAQGYRCLECGDAFALEQSLVRHYARRSLRIEVTCNHCAKRLAFYNKCSLLLHAREHKERGLIMQCSHLVMKPVPVEQMIAQQEPTTTVSSSLLGQATTNPTPQPHQAASKKKVEAAQYVSNKCPECQAQFGSKEDVAEHFQEMKPAQTASCTDCSPPMLLPNSCSATAHQRIHQGCPPHICPECGCTTKQPLFQSHLDETCLHFARRIGYRCSSCLVVFGGLNSVKSHIQQAHCDMFHKCPSCPMAFKSAPSIQNHISAQHPTLTEGQTMSIYKCVMCDTVFTNKSLLHTHFDTHLTNQKVHVFKCPECTKLFSQRNSLLDHFKTHKTPTLKQELPSPPAAPSRSRPSVKLESSDGEEWMDDDKEEKVRKERVKTPSGWKCAPCHARFTDREEYIAHMAEQHNKKLKKFPCNKCESSFTTTSSMRRHIRDKHKVMNRCFRCKFCTEGKKTFSSREMLERHVQLRHSVDPAGQDTLMGGEDEADSSSEQDSSLGATRRRRGAMKMERDEESADGMSPVKKLRSSSSSAPAPYSHPESGFRCAPCGFTTEDQALFLEHISQHRRGGTEGGSGQQCLQCGACFTSISSLSRHRFIIHKKKDASTDNQQSLSGLPAPSAGNGRNHDDKSSLDGSAPASPSLSSAALGREEDSTLACRVCGKQFEKATDLTTHFRTHGMAFISARHAGKAP encoded by the exons ATGGGGGACATGAAGACCCCAGACTTTGATGATTTGCTGGCAGCGTTTGACATTCCTGATATCGATGCCAAAGAGGCCATTCAGTCAAGTCCAGAGGAGGAACAGGATGAGGCGGGGTCTAAtgcagatgagagagagagtgggtcTCCTTCACACTATCCTGGCCCTCCTGCCTCGCAAAATGACCCTCCTGTGGTCAGTGTTATAGTAAAGAACACCGTTCGGTCTGACTCTTCTGAAGAGGAGgacaagttggtcagagataaAACAGACAGTCCCTCAAACAGTGGCATAAACTCTCTGGGTCAGGTCAAAGTGGGAGTCCGCACCTCACAGTTTGGTCCCAAAACGTCTGCTGGTGCGCCTGTGGAGCCCCAGATCGCCAATGGATTTGAGGGATCGGTCCCCAGAGATGAGGGACAGTCCAACACAGAGCCGTGGCCCCCTCATTCACCATTGAGGTCCACACTGAGCACCGATGAGGATGAAAGAGATAAAGGAGCTGAGGCGGGATCTGTCCAGCACACGACTGATGTCATCAACAGTTTGAAGCCCCTCCTCTACCTCCAGTCTTCAACTAGTGCTGATCCCAACTCCTCATCTCCTCCCTCCTTGCACTCTGCCAGCCCTCACCTTCCTCCTCACTCCCCTCAGAAGGAGGAAACTTGCCTCAGTGATCCGTCATCCCCACCACAAAACGGGAGTATTAAGGTCGGAATTAAACGTGTTATGCACTCAGATGAAGATGACTCAGAGCCAGACCTAGGAAGTCCCCTGGTGATCCAGGAGAGCCCAGAATCTGAAATGTCCGCCCCTCCCAAATTTAAACACAAAGCAAAACTACGGCCTAAACTGCTCAGGTCTCCTGAAACCACATCTTGTCTTGACCCTCATCCTCCTCGTATGCCTTCTCTTTCACCTGCAAAACCTGAACCCAACCTTGAGGAAGAGAGGCGACCTACCACCCCCTGTTCTCCCTCTACAGCTCCTCAACCACAGAGCCCCCAGGACTGCCTTCCCACTCTCAGCAAGGGCTCTGCATCAGTGTCAGAGGAAAAATACCCAGAGCATGTGATTGATGAGAGGGACTCGCCTGAAAGCCCACCGCCCAGTGAGACAGGTCTTGTGGCTCCTAAGAAAAGCAGCAGCCCTGATTCGGCCCTAACAGCAGAGAACCACAAGGAGGAGCTCATGGAAATTGAATCCAAAGAAGAGAACAAGCCAGGTGACACTGAGAAGCTAAATGAAAAGGTGGCTGCAGATGGAGACAGTGTAGACGAGGAGAGCTGTGATGGTGGCACTGAGGATCCTGTGCCTGCTAGTGCTGCAGAGACGGTTTCATCTCCACTGCGTCCACTCAAAGTTAAAATCAAAATGCCTACAGGCAGCATCACAAGGACTGTGTCTGGTGTTGCACCTAAAAAAGGTGGTAGAGCCACTACCAAGGGAGCAAACAGTTCACCAGAGCGACCTAACACAAGATCCAAGAGGGAGTTCTCCCAGCAGTCTCAGTCACCTGCAGTGGTGACACTCCAGGATGTGTGTGCTGTAACGCTGGAACGTGCCAGCACAGTCAAAGACAAAACCACAGTGAACACAAAGCCTAAAGTTTCCCCGACAGCTGTTAGCATCACCAAAACTGCAGCCCTgccctccatctctgtctccactGCCAGAGTCAGCTCTGGTGGGGCCAACCCTCGCGGCCTGGGTCAGAAAACTGCGAACAGCGGGGTGACGCTTTCTGCACCTTCACCTCTGCTAACGTCtcaaggcagcagcagaccagcctCAATTGTGAACAGCACTGGGGCGATCATATCCAAGACTCAGACCAACCTGGTGGAAGCTTTTAACAAGATCCTCAACAACAAGAACCTGCTGCCCAGTTATAAACCAGACCTGAGCTCACCTCTCCCTGCAGAGTGGGGCCTCCCTCTACCTGCACAG GGTTACCGCTGTTTGGAGTGTGGCGACGCCTTCGCCCTGGAGCAGAGCCTGGTGCGGCACTACGCTCGGCGCTCGCTGAGGATTGAGGTGACCTGTAATCACTGCGCCAAGCGGTTAGCCTTCTACAACAAGTGCAGCCTGCTTTTACACGCCAGAGAGCACAAGGAGAGAGGCCTGATCATGCAGTGTTCACACCTGGTCATGAAACCTGTGCCCGTGGAGCAGATGATTGCCCAGCAGGAACCCACGACGACTG TGTCATCATCCCTCTTAGGCCAGGCCACCACAAACCCAACACCCCAGCCACATCAGGCAGCATCCAAGAAGAAAGTGGAGGCAGCGCAGTACGTCAGTAATAAATGTCCTGAGTGTCAGGCTCAGTTTGGCAGCAAAGAAGACGTGGCCGAGCATTTCCAAGAAATGAAACCAGCACAAACCGCT TCATGCACAGACTGCTCTCCTCCCATGCTCCTGCCCAACAGCTGCAGTGCCACAGCTCATCAGCGCATCCATCAAGGCTGCCCACCACACATCTGCCCGGAGTGTGGGTGCACGACCAAGCAGCCTCTATTTCAATCACACCTTGATGAGACCTGTTTACACTTCGCTCGGCGCATTGGATACAG ATGTTCCAGTTGTCTGGTGGTGTTTGGAGGGCTTAACTCAGTGAAGTCTCACATCCAGCAGGCTCATTGTGACATGTTTCACAAATGCCCCAGCTGTCCAATGGCTTTCAAATCTGCTCCCAGCATACAGAACCACATCAGTGCCCAACACCCAACGCTCACTGAAGGACAGACCAT GTCAATCTATAAATGTGTTATGTGTGACACTGTTTTCACAAACAAGTCCCTGCTGCACACCCACTTCGACACTCATTTAACCAATCAGAAGGTGCATGTGTTTAAATGCCCCGAGTGCACCAAGTTGTTTTCTCAGAGGAATTCCCTCCTGGACCATTTCAAG ACCCATAAAACTCCCACGTTAAAACAAGAGTTGCCTTCACCTCCAGCTGCGCCCTCTCGATCACGGCCCTCAGTGAAGCTGGAGAGCTCAGACGGAGAGGAATGGATGGATGACGataaagaagaaaaagtgaGGAAAGAAAGAGTGAAGACCCCGTCAGGGTGGAAGTGTGCGCCTTGCCATGCACGCTTCACAGACCGGGAGGAGTACATCGCCCATATGGCTGAACAACATAACAAG aagCTGAAGAAGTTTCCTTGTAACAAATGTGAGAGCTCCTTCACCACCACCTCCAGTATGAGACGTCACatcagagacaaacacaaagtcATGAATCGCTGCTTTCGCTGCAA gttttgTACTGAGGGTAAGAAGAcattcagcagcagagagatgcTGGAGAGACATGTTCAGCTCAGACACAGCGTGGACCCAGCGGGCCAGGACACACTGATG GGAGGCGAGGATGAAGCCGACAGTTCCTCAGAGCAGGACAGCAGTCTGGGGGCTACCCGGAGACGGAGAGGAGCTATGAAGATGGAGCGGGACGAAGAGTCTGCAGATGGAATGAGTCCAGTGAAGAAGTTGcggtcctcctcctcctctgctcctgccCCCTACTCCCACCCCGAGTCTGGGTTCCGCTGCGCTCCCTGCGGCTTTACCACAGAGGACCAGGCATTGTTCCTGGAGCATATCAGCCAGCACCGgcgaggagggacagagggcgGCAGCGGTCAGCAGTGTCTACAGTGTGGCGCCTGCTTCACTTCCATATCCTCCCTGTCACGCCATCGCTTCATCATCCACAAAAAGAAAGATGCATCCACTGACAACCAGCAATCCCTCAGCGGGCTCCCAGCGCCCTCCGCAGGTAACGGCAGGAATCACGATGATAAGAGCTCTCTGGACGGTTCTGCACCTGCATCGCCCTCTCTGTCCTCCGCAGCTCTGGGGAGGGAAGAGGACAGCACACTGGCCTGCAGGGTGTGCGGCAAACAGTTTGAAAAGGCAACGGATCTGACGACGCACTTCAGAACTCACGGTATGGCTTTTATCAGTGCAAGGCACGCTGGAAAAGCTCCTTAA
- the znf687a gene encoding zinc finger protein 687a isoform X1, which produces MGDMKTPDFDDLLAAFDIPDIDAKEAIQSSPEEEQDEAGSNADERESGSPSHYPGPPASQNDPPVVSVIVKNTVRSDSSEEEDKLVRDKTDSPSNSGINSLGQVKVGVRTSQFGPKTSAGAPVEPQIANGFEGSVPRDEGQSNTEPWPPHSPLRSTLSTDEDERDKGAEAGSVQHTTDVINSLKPLLYLQSSTSADPNSSSPPSLHSASPHLPPHSPQKEETCLSDPSSPPQNGSIKVGIKRVMHSDEDDSEPDLGSPLVIQESPESEMSAPPKFKHKAKLRPKLLRSPETTSCLDPHPPRMPSLSPAKPEPNLEEERRPTTPCSPSTAPQPQSPQDCLPTLSKGSASVSEEKYPEHVIDERDSPESPPPSETGLVAPKKSSSPDSALTAENHKEELMEIESKEENKPGDTEKLNEKVAADGDSVDEESCDGGTEDPVPASAAETVSSPLRPLKVKIKMPTGSITRTVSGVAPKKGGRATTKGANSSPERPNTRSKREFSQQSQSPAVVTLQDVCAVTLERASTVKDKTTVNTKPKVSPTAVSITKTAALPSISVSTARVSSGGANPRGLGQKTANSGVTLSAPSPLLTSQGSSRPASIVNSTGAIISKTQTNLVEAFNKILNNKNLLPSYKPDLSSPLPAEWGLPLPAQGYRCLECGDAFALEQSLVRHYARRSLRIEVTCNHCAKRLAFYNKCSLLLHAREHKERGLIMQCSHLVMKPVPVEQMIAQQEPTTTAVSSSLLGQATTNPTPQPHQAASKKKVEAAQYVSNKCPECQAQFGSKEDVAEHFQEMKPAQTASCTDCSPPMLLPNSCSATAHQRIHQGCPPHICPECGCTTKQPLFQSHLDETCLHFARRIGYRCSSCLVVFGGLNSVKSHIQQAHCDMFHKCPSCPMAFKSAPSIQNHISAQHPTLTEGQTMSIYKCVMCDTVFTNKSLLHTHFDTHLTNQKVHVFKCPECTKLFSQRNSLLDHFKTHKTPTLKQELPSPPAAPSRSRPSVKLESSDGEEWMDDDKEEKVRKERVKTPSGWKCAPCHARFTDREEYIAHMAEQHNKKLKKFPCNKCESSFTTTSSMRRHIRDKHKVMNRCFRCKFCTEGKKTFSSREMLERHVQLRHSVDPAGQDTLMGGEDEADSSSEQDSSLGATRRRRGAMKMERDEESADGMSPVKKLRSSSSSAPAPYSHPESGFRCAPCGFTTEDQALFLEHISQHRRGGTEGGSGQQCLQCGACFTSISSLSRHRFIIHKKKDASTDNQQSLSGLPAPSAGNGRNHDDKSSLDGSAPASPSLSSAALGREEDSTLACRVCGKQFEKATDLTTHFRTHGMAFISARHAGKAP; this is translated from the exons ATGGGGGACATGAAGACCCCAGACTTTGATGATTTGCTGGCAGCGTTTGACATTCCTGATATCGATGCCAAAGAGGCCATTCAGTCAAGTCCAGAGGAGGAACAGGATGAGGCGGGGTCTAAtgcagatgagagagagagtgggtcTCCTTCACACTATCCTGGCCCTCCTGCCTCGCAAAATGACCCTCCTGTGGTCAGTGTTATAGTAAAGAACACCGTTCGGTCTGACTCTTCTGAAGAGGAGgacaagttggtcagagataaAACAGACAGTCCCTCAAACAGTGGCATAAACTCTCTGGGTCAGGTCAAAGTGGGAGTCCGCACCTCACAGTTTGGTCCCAAAACGTCTGCTGGTGCGCCTGTGGAGCCCCAGATCGCCAATGGATTTGAGGGATCGGTCCCCAGAGATGAGGGACAGTCCAACACAGAGCCGTGGCCCCCTCATTCACCATTGAGGTCCACACTGAGCACCGATGAGGATGAAAGAGATAAAGGAGCTGAGGCGGGATCTGTCCAGCACACGACTGATGTCATCAACAGTTTGAAGCCCCTCCTCTACCTCCAGTCTTCAACTAGTGCTGATCCCAACTCCTCATCTCCTCCCTCCTTGCACTCTGCCAGCCCTCACCTTCCTCCTCACTCCCCTCAGAAGGAGGAAACTTGCCTCAGTGATCCGTCATCCCCACCACAAAACGGGAGTATTAAGGTCGGAATTAAACGTGTTATGCACTCAGATGAAGATGACTCAGAGCCAGACCTAGGAAGTCCCCTGGTGATCCAGGAGAGCCCAGAATCTGAAATGTCCGCCCCTCCCAAATTTAAACACAAAGCAAAACTACGGCCTAAACTGCTCAGGTCTCCTGAAACCACATCTTGTCTTGACCCTCATCCTCCTCGTATGCCTTCTCTTTCACCTGCAAAACCTGAACCCAACCTTGAGGAAGAGAGGCGACCTACCACCCCCTGTTCTCCCTCTACAGCTCCTCAACCACAGAGCCCCCAGGACTGCCTTCCCACTCTCAGCAAGGGCTCTGCATCAGTGTCAGAGGAAAAATACCCAGAGCATGTGATTGATGAGAGGGACTCGCCTGAAAGCCCACCGCCCAGTGAGACAGGTCTTGTGGCTCCTAAGAAAAGCAGCAGCCCTGATTCGGCCCTAACAGCAGAGAACCACAAGGAGGAGCTCATGGAAATTGAATCCAAAGAAGAGAACAAGCCAGGTGACACTGAGAAGCTAAATGAAAAGGTGGCTGCAGATGGAGACAGTGTAGACGAGGAGAGCTGTGATGGTGGCACTGAGGATCCTGTGCCTGCTAGTGCTGCAGAGACGGTTTCATCTCCACTGCGTCCACTCAAAGTTAAAATCAAAATGCCTACAGGCAGCATCACAAGGACTGTGTCTGGTGTTGCACCTAAAAAAGGTGGTAGAGCCACTACCAAGGGAGCAAACAGTTCACCAGAGCGACCTAACACAAGATCCAAGAGGGAGTTCTCCCAGCAGTCTCAGTCACCTGCAGTGGTGACACTCCAGGATGTGTGTGCTGTAACGCTGGAACGTGCCAGCACAGTCAAAGACAAAACCACAGTGAACACAAAGCCTAAAGTTTCCCCGACAGCTGTTAGCATCACCAAAACTGCAGCCCTgccctccatctctgtctccactGCCAGAGTCAGCTCTGGTGGGGCCAACCCTCGCGGCCTGGGTCAGAAAACTGCGAACAGCGGGGTGACGCTTTCTGCACCTTCACCTCTGCTAACGTCtcaaggcagcagcagaccagcctCAATTGTGAACAGCACTGGGGCGATCATATCCAAGACTCAGACCAACCTGGTGGAAGCTTTTAACAAGATCCTCAACAACAAGAACCTGCTGCCCAGTTATAAACCAGACCTGAGCTCACCTCTCCCTGCAGAGTGGGGCCTCCCTCTACCTGCACAG GGTTACCGCTGTTTGGAGTGTGGCGACGCCTTCGCCCTGGAGCAGAGCCTGGTGCGGCACTACGCTCGGCGCTCGCTGAGGATTGAGGTGACCTGTAATCACTGCGCCAAGCGGTTAGCCTTCTACAACAAGTGCAGCCTGCTTTTACACGCCAGAGAGCACAAGGAGAGAGGCCTGATCATGCAGTGTTCACACCTGGTCATGAAACCTGTGCCCGTGGAGCAGATGATTGCCCAGCAGGAACCCACGACGACTG CAGTGTCATCATCCCTCTTAGGCCAGGCCACCACAAACCCAACACCCCAGCCACATCAGGCAGCATCCAAGAAGAAAGTGGAGGCAGCGCAGTACGTCAGTAATAAATGTCCTGAGTGTCAGGCTCAGTTTGGCAGCAAAGAAGACGTGGCCGAGCATTTCCAAGAAATGAAACCAGCACAAACCGCT TCATGCACAGACTGCTCTCCTCCCATGCTCCTGCCCAACAGCTGCAGTGCCACAGCTCATCAGCGCATCCATCAAGGCTGCCCACCACACATCTGCCCGGAGTGTGGGTGCACGACCAAGCAGCCTCTATTTCAATCACACCTTGATGAGACCTGTTTACACTTCGCTCGGCGCATTGGATACAG ATGTTCCAGTTGTCTGGTGGTGTTTGGAGGGCTTAACTCAGTGAAGTCTCACATCCAGCAGGCTCATTGTGACATGTTTCACAAATGCCCCAGCTGTCCAATGGCTTTCAAATCTGCTCCCAGCATACAGAACCACATCAGTGCCCAACACCCAACGCTCACTGAAGGACAGACCAT GTCAATCTATAAATGTGTTATGTGTGACACTGTTTTCACAAACAAGTCCCTGCTGCACACCCACTTCGACACTCATTTAACCAATCAGAAGGTGCATGTGTTTAAATGCCCCGAGTGCACCAAGTTGTTTTCTCAGAGGAATTCCCTCCTGGACCATTTCAAG ACCCATAAAACTCCCACGTTAAAACAAGAGTTGCCTTCACCTCCAGCTGCGCCCTCTCGATCACGGCCCTCAGTGAAGCTGGAGAGCTCAGACGGAGAGGAATGGATGGATGACGataaagaagaaaaagtgaGGAAAGAAAGAGTGAAGACCCCGTCAGGGTGGAAGTGTGCGCCTTGCCATGCACGCTTCACAGACCGGGAGGAGTACATCGCCCATATGGCTGAACAACATAACAAG aagCTGAAGAAGTTTCCTTGTAACAAATGTGAGAGCTCCTTCACCACCACCTCCAGTATGAGACGTCACatcagagacaaacacaaagtcATGAATCGCTGCTTTCGCTGCAA gttttgTACTGAGGGTAAGAAGAcattcagcagcagagagatgcTGGAGAGACATGTTCAGCTCAGACACAGCGTGGACCCAGCGGGCCAGGACACACTGATG GGAGGCGAGGATGAAGCCGACAGTTCCTCAGAGCAGGACAGCAGTCTGGGGGCTACCCGGAGACGGAGAGGAGCTATGAAGATGGAGCGGGACGAAGAGTCTGCAGATGGAATGAGTCCAGTGAAGAAGTTGcggtcctcctcctcctctgctcctgccCCCTACTCCCACCCCGAGTCTGGGTTCCGCTGCGCTCCCTGCGGCTTTACCACAGAGGACCAGGCATTGTTCCTGGAGCATATCAGCCAGCACCGgcgaggagggacagagggcgGCAGCGGTCAGCAGTGTCTACAGTGTGGCGCCTGCTTCACTTCCATATCCTCCCTGTCACGCCATCGCTTCATCATCCACAAAAAGAAAGATGCATCCACTGACAACCAGCAATCCCTCAGCGGGCTCCCAGCGCCCTCCGCAGGTAACGGCAGGAATCACGATGATAAGAGCTCTCTGGACGGTTCTGCACCTGCATCGCCCTCTCTGTCCTCCGCAGCTCTGGGGAGGGAAGAGGACAGCACACTGGCCTGCAGGGTGTGCGGCAAACAGTTTGAAAAGGCAACGGATCTGACGACGCACTTCAGAACTCACGGTATGGCTTTTATCAGTGCAAGGCACGCTGGAAAAGCTCCTTAA